In the genome of Pseudomonas bubulae, one region contains:
- a CDS encoding class I adenylate-forming enzyme family protein, whose product MKLEQWQSAWQQLIGAGSPFEVQTPADGGPKFFRHTAASVWAAIDSGRIHGDREFLVWEQQRLTFSQFFDQVDRLAGQLVETFGLRKGDRVAIAMRNQPAWLVAFAAIQRCGAVCVPLNSWGLRDELFHGLQDSGASLLLCDEPRLQLLANDLRQQGLATVVAGLRAGVPLEEHCHRLEDLLAAPALSVPVQSVSASDPAMILYTSGTTSLAKGVLSTHGAVCQALVALEFQGAFCAVSSPERISVVINSGYAPATLMAVPLFHVSGLHAQFLLALRSGRRLLLMYKWDVEKALDLIRDEQCTQFNGAPVMMQQLLASPRFGSSDTASLFGLGLGGAAPSSSLLDNLTRRKPEAIGGSGYGLTESNGICAAHGGDQFVYKPASAGWPLPIVDVRIGDSPDRPVPAGVSGLIWMRSPTLMSEYWNLPEASARTLCDGWLDTGDIGLLDDEGFLYITDRAKDLINRGGEKIAAAEVESCACEMPGVIEAAAFAVPDDVLGEVVFLVVRGEPDATPGSEAVRSFIAQRLASYKVPAQIHVQHTPFARNASGKTLKSVLKELLVTA is encoded by the coding sequence ATGAAACTTGAACAATGGCAGAGCGCCTGGCAGCAACTGATTGGTGCCGGCTCGCCTTTTGAAGTACAGACACCCGCCGATGGCGGGCCGAAATTTTTTCGTCATACCGCCGCCAGCGTCTGGGCCGCGATTGATAGCGGGCGCATCCACGGTGACCGTGAATTTCTGGTGTGGGAGCAGCAGCGCCTGACATTCAGCCAGTTTTTCGATCAGGTGGATCGCCTGGCGGGGCAACTGGTCGAGACCTTTGGCTTGCGCAAGGGTGATCGCGTGGCCATTGCCATGCGCAATCAGCCCGCCTGGCTGGTGGCGTTTGCCGCCATCCAGCGTTGCGGTGCGGTGTGTGTACCGCTCAACAGCTGGGGGCTGCGTGACGAACTGTTCCACGGTCTGCAGGACAGCGGCGCATCCCTGTTGCTGTGCGACGAGCCACGCTTGCAGTTGCTCGCCAATGACCTGCGCCAGCAGGGGCTGGCGACCGTGGTGGCGGGGTTGCGCGCAGGCGTGCCGCTTGAGGAGCATTGCCATCGGCTGGAGGACCTGCTGGCAGCCCCGGCGCTGAGCGTGCCGGTACAGTCGGTCAGTGCCAGTGATCCGGCGATGATCCTCTACACCTCGGGCACCACCAGCCTGGCCAAGGGCGTGTTGTCGACCCATGGCGCAGTCTGCCAGGCGCTGGTCGCCCTGGAGTTCCAGGGGGCATTCTGTGCGGTCAGTTCGCCGGAACGCATCAGTGTGGTAATCAATAGCGGCTATGCTCCCGCCACCCTGATGGCGGTGCCGCTGTTCCATGTCAGTGGCCTGCATGCCCAGTTTCTGCTGGCCTTGCGCAGTGGGCGGCGCTTGCTGCTGATGTACAAGTGGGACGTGGAAAAAGCCCTCGACCTGATACGTGACGAACAATGCACCCAGTTCAACGGTGCGCCGGTGATGATGCAGCAACTGCTGGCTTCGCCACGTTTTGGCAGCTCCGACACTGCGAGCCTGTTCGGGCTGGGCCTGGGCGGTGCGGCACCCTCCAGCAGCCTGCTGGACAACCTGACCCGGCGCAAGCCCGAAGCAATCGGTGGCAGCGGCTATGGCCTGACCGAAAGTAATGGCATCTGTGCGGCCCATGGTGGCGACCAGTTCGTCTACAAACCGGCATCGGCCGGGTGGCCCTTGCCGATTGTCGATGTGCGTATCGGTGACAGCCCGGATCGCCCCGTGCCGGCCGGGGTCAGCGGGCTGATCTGGATGCGCTCGCCAACCCTGATGAGCGAATACTGGAACCTGCCCGAAGCCAGTGCGCGGACCCTGTGCGATGGCTGGCTCGACACCGGCGATATCGGCTTGCTGGATGACGAAGGCTTCCTCTACATCACGGATCGCGCCAAGGATCTGATCAATCGCGGCGGCGAGAAAATAGCTGCTGCCGAAGTTGAGTCCTGTGCCTGTGAAATGCCCGGGGTGATTGAAGCGGCAGCATTTGCCGTACCTGATGATGTGCTGGGTGAAGTGGTGTTTCTGGTGGTGCGGGGCGAGCCGGATGCAACCCCAGGCAGCGAAGCCGTGCGCAGTTTTATCGCCCAGCGCCTGGCCAGCTACAAGGTGCCGGCGCAGATCCATGTGCAGCACACACCCTTTGCCCGCAATGCCTCGGGCAAGACGCTAAAAAGTGTGCTCAAGGAACTGCTGGTAACGGCCTGA
- a CDS encoding acetyl-CoA C-acyltransferase, producing the protein MTISNDPVVIVSAARTPMGGFQGDFKGLTAPQLGSAAIRAAVERAGVAADGVQEVLFGCVLSAGIGQAPARQAALGAGLDKGTRCTTLNKMCGSGMEAAILGHDRLLAGSADVVVAGGMESMSNAPYLLDRARSGYRMGHGRVLDHMFLDGLEDAYDRGRLMGTFAEDCAQNHGFTREAQDAFAVASLTRAQQAIKDGSFSSEIVPVQVTVGKEQRLISDDEQPPKANLAKIPTLKPAFREGGTVTAANSSSISDGAAALVLMRRSEAQRRGLKPLAVIHGHAAFADEPGLFPTAPVGAIKRLMSSTGWDLNQVDLFEINEAFAVVSLVTMTELDIPHSKVNIYGGACALGHPIGASGARILVTLLSALRQQKATRGVAAICIGGGEATAIAVECLY; encoded by the coding sequence ATGACAATCAGCAATGATCCGGTTGTAATCGTAAGTGCTGCGCGTACGCCCATGGGCGGCTTTCAGGGGGACTTCAAGGGCCTGACCGCGCCGCAACTGGGCTCTGCGGCGATCCGTGCAGCGGTTGAACGCGCGGGTGTTGCTGCCGATGGTGTGCAAGAAGTGTTGTTTGGCTGTGTGCTGTCGGCAGGCATCGGCCAGGCACCTGCCCGTCAGGCCGCCCTGGGGGCCGGGCTGGACAAGGGTACCCGTTGCACCACACTGAACAAGATGTGCGGCTCGGGCATGGAAGCGGCCATTCTTGGGCACGACAGGCTGCTGGCCGGCAGTGCCGATGTGGTGGTGGCAGGGGGCATGGAGAGCATGTCCAATGCGCCGTACCTGCTTGATCGCGCCCGCAGCGGTTACCGCATGGGCCATGGCCGGGTGCTGGATCACATGTTCCTCGACGGCCTGGAAGACGCCTATGACCGTGGCCGCCTGATGGGGACTTTTGCCGAAGACTGCGCCCAGAATCACGGTTTTACCCGTGAAGCTCAGGATGCCTTTGCCGTGGCCTCCCTGACCCGTGCGCAGCAGGCCATCAAGGACGGCAGTTTTAGCAGCGAGATCGTCCCGGTGCAGGTGACCGTGGGTAAAGAGCAGCGCCTGATCAGTGATGACGAGCAGCCGCCCAAGGCCAATCTGGCAAAAATTCCAACCCTGAAACCGGCGTTCCGCGAGGGCGGTACGGTGACGGCGGCCAACTCCAGCTCGATTTCCGACGGTGCGGCGGCGCTGGTACTGATGCGTCGCAGCGAAGCGCAAAGACGTGGCCTCAAGCCGTTGGCGGTTATCCACGGCCACGCCGCCTTTGCCGATGAGCCGGGGTTGTTTCCGACTGCACCGGTGGGGGCAATCAAGCGCCTGATGAGCAGCACTGGCTGGGATCTGAACCAGGTCGATCTGTTTGAAATCAACGAAGCGTTCGCGGTGGTCAGCCTGGTAACCATGACCGAGCTGGATATCCCCCACAGCAAGGTCAATATCTACGGCGGCGCCTGTGCCCTGGGGCATCCGATTGGGGCTTCGGGTGCGCGAATACTGGTGACTTTGCTCTCGGCATTGCGCCAGCAAAAGGCTACACGCGGTGTTGCCGCCATCTGCATCGGCGGCGGTGAAGCCACGGCCATTGCCGTGGAATGTCTGTATTAA
- a CDS encoding addiction module antidote protein, protein MNKTKNHDESVIEMIRQDPEFAIEYLRIAIDELDEEGGQASFLTALRHVVEARGGMAQIAEKAGLSRESLYRALSPKGNPTLRTMRQVVHATGMTFASLT, encoded by the coding sequence ATGAACAAAACCAAGAATCACGACGAATCCGTTATCGAGATGATCCGCCAGGATCCCGAATTTGCCATTGAATACCTGCGTATCGCCATTGATGAGCTCGATGAAGAAGGTGGCCAGGCCAGCTTTCTGACCGCGTTGCGCCATGTTGTCGAAGCACGGGGCGGCATGGCACAAATAGCCGAAAAGGCCGGGCTTTCCCGCGAAAGCCTGTACCGCGCCCTTTCGCCCAAGGGCAACCCGACACTGCGCACCATGCGTCAGGTCGTCCATGCCACCGGAATGACGTTTGCCTCACTGACCTGA
- a CDS encoding DUF1329 domain-containing protein, with product MKITRTGVMLAAAMAVNVVAIGTASAQVSPAEAAKLGKELTCVGAEQAGNAAGTIPAYTGKYLGEVPGWNHVKFSGDQPVDPYAAEKPILVITAQNMAQYEDKLTEGQKALLKRYPTTYKMNIYTGHRDYRYPDYVCQRVMNNALNAKLVNDGMGFEGLGQVPFPIPKNGMEALWNHQLPARAWTEEKTSDLASVLPNGSIGWGRAYARNLAMANSPTVEPRTENKLQAMSNNMTLKPTRDNGTLSISHEPYNFATDPRQAWSYSPSTRRVRLLPGYGYDQPMIGTNGTMTVDEDRLYNGSPERYNWKLLGKREIYIPANAYKPNAGTVKYADMLTPNHPNPDLMRYELRRVWVVEADLKEGYRHVYGKRVLFLDEDTWNSVLADNYDARGQLWKHAMINYYYHPDMSGWQAGSQFFMDLNSGQYTGYGMTNEAKKGPILNEGKFTPDQYTADAARAMGR from the coding sequence ATGAAAATAACAAGAACAGGCGTAATGCTCGCAGCCGCCATGGCCGTCAACGTGGTCGCCATCGGCACGGCATCTGCTCAGGTATCGCCCGCAGAAGCGGCCAAACTGGGCAAGGAGCTGACCTGTGTAGGGGCAGAGCAGGCGGGTAACGCCGCGGGCACCATCCCTGCGTATACCGGCAAGTACCTGGGCGAAGTGCCGGGTTGGAACCATGTGAAGTTTTCCGGCGACCAGCCGGTTGACCCCTACGCTGCGGAGAAGCCGATTCTGGTGATTACCGCGCAGAACATGGCCCAGTACGAAGACAAACTGACCGAAGGCCAGAAGGCGCTGCTCAAGCGTTATCCGACCACCTACAAGATGAACATCTACACCGGTCACCGTGACTACCGCTACCCGGATTACGTGTGCCAGCGGGTCATGAACAACGCCTTGAACGCCAAGCTGGTCAATGATGGCATGGGCTTTGAAGGGCTGGGACAAGTGCCGTTCCCGATTCCTAAAAACGGCATGGAAGCGCTGTGGAACCACCAACTGCCGGCCCGTGCCTGGACCGAAGAAAAAACCAGTGACCTGGCCTCCGTGCTGCCCAACGGCAGCATTGGCTGGGGCCGTGCCTATGCCCGTAACCTGGCCATGGCCAACTCGCCTACGGTAGAACCCAGGACTGAAAACAAGCTCCAGGCCATGAGCAACAACATGACCCTCAAGCCGACCCGTGACAACGGCACGCTGAGCATCTCCCACGAACCCTACAACTTCGCCACCGACCCGCGCCAGGCCTGGAGCTACAGCCCTTCGACCCGTCGTGTGCGACTGTTGCCAGGCTACGGCTACGACCAGCCGATGATCGGTACCAATGGCACCATGACTGTGGACGAAGACCGTTTGTATAACGGCTCGCCGGAGCGCTACAACTGGAAGCTGCTGGGCAAGCGCGAAATCTACATCCCGGCCAACGCCTACAAGCCCAACGCAGGTACGGTGAAATACGCTGACATGCTGACGCCCAATCACCCCAATCCGGACTTGATGCGTTATGAGCTGCGCCGGGTGTGGGTGGTTGAAGCCGACCTCAAGGAAGGCTACCGCCACGTATACGGCAAGCGTGTACTGTTCCTCGACGAAGACACCTGGAACTCGGTGCTGGCGGACAACTACGACGCGCGTGGCCAGTTGTGGAAACACGCCATGATCAACTACTACTACCACCCGGACATGAGTGGCTGGCAGGCCGGTTCACAGTTCTTCATGGACTTGAACTCGGGGCAGTACACCGGCTACGGCATGACCAACGAAGCCAAGAAAGGCCCGATCCTCAACGAAGGCAAGTTCACCCCTGACCAGTACACCGCTGATGCGGCGCGGGCGATGGGGAGGTAA
- a CDS encoding AMP-binding protein, translated as MRDYLSSMTDFDYQRTVAGALDGHLAAINACVECCDRHALPGRIALFWEGRDASSATYTFTQLQEQAARFANFLLAQGVKQGDKVAGLLPRNVELLIVAFAAWRIGAIYQPLFTAFGPKAIEHRLNSSGAVLVVTDAVNRVKLDEVNDCPAIVTVAGAKGQGLVRGDFSFWAELDNYPATCEPVMLSGEDPFLLMFTSGTTGPAKPLLVPLKAIVAFQSYTRDAVGLRPEDSFWNLADPGWAYGIYFGITGPLSMGHPITLYDGPFTVESTCRVIRKYGITNLTGSPTAYRLLIAAGGAFASKIKGQLRVVSSAGEPLNPEVIRWFADELNVTIHDHYGQTEVGMVLCNHHGLDHPVHMGAAGFASPGHRIVVLDDNHQELPVGQPGILAVDRSQSPMCWFGGYEGFKTKAFVGNYYLSGDTVELNPDGSISFVGRSDDVITTSGYRVGPFDVESALIEHPAVVEAAVVGKPDRERTELVKAFVVLNPQYLGDAQLAETLRLHVRQRLAAHAYPREIEFVSELPKTPSGKLQRFILRNQEIAKAELAASASV; from the coding sequence ATGCGCGACTATCTGAGTTCGATGACTGATTTTGACTACCAACGCACGGTAGCCGGTGCGCTGGATGGCCATCTGGCAGCGATCAATGCCTGTGTCGAGTGCTGCGACCGTCATGCCTTGCCGGGCCGCATTGCGTTGTTCTGGGAGGGGCGCGATGCCAGCAGCGCGACTTATACCTTCACTCAGTTGCAGGAGCAGGCCGCGCGCTTTGCCAATTTTCTCCTCGCCCAGGGTGTCAAGCAGGGCGACAAGGTGGCAGGTTTGCTGCCACGCAATGTCGAGTTGTTGATCGTCGCATTCGCCGCCTGGCGCATTGGTGCCATCTACCAGCCCCTGTTCACTGCATTCGGGCCAAAGGCCATTGAACACCGGCTTAACAGCTCGGGGGCCGTGCTGGTGGTCACCGATGCGGTCAACCGCGTCAAGTTGGACGAGGTCAATGACTGTCCGGCCATTGTCACGGTGGCGGGAGCCAAGGGGCAGGGCCTGGTACGTGGCGACTTCAGTTTCTGGGCAGAGCTGGACAACTACCCGGCTACCTGTGAGCCGGTGATGCTGAGCGGTGAAGATCCGTTCCTGCTGATGTTTACCTCAGGCACTACCGGCCCGGCCAAGCCGCTGCTGGTGCCGCTCAAGGCCATCGTTGCATTCCAGAGCTACACCCGTGATGCAGTGGGGCTGCGCCCCGAGGATTCGTTCTGGAACCTGGCAGATCCGGGCTGGGCCTATGGCATTTATTTCGGCATCACCGGGCCACTGTCGATGGGCCACCCGATCACCCTGTACGACGGCCCGTTCACGGTCGAAAGTACCTGCCGGGTCATCAGGAAATACGGTATTACCAACCTGACCGGTTCGCCCACCGCCTATCGCCTGTTGATTGCGGCCGGTGGCGCCTTCGCCAGCAAGATCAAGGGCCAGTTGCGCGTGGTCAGCAGTGCCGGGGAGCCGCTCAACCCCGAAGTCATCCGCTGGTTTGCCGATGAACTCAACGTCACCATCCACGACCACTATGGCCAGACCGAAGTCGGCATGGTGCTGTGCAACCATCACGGGCTCGATCATCCGGTGCATATGGGCGCCGCCGGTTTTGCCTCGCCGGGCCACCGCATCGTGGTGCTCGATGACAATCATCAGGAGCTGCCCGTTGGCCAGCCGGGGATTCTGGCGGTTGATCGCAGCCAGTCGCCGATGTGCTGGTTTGGTGGCTACGAAGGCTTCAAGACCAAGGCTTTTGTCGGCAACTATTACCTGAGTGGCGATACCGTGGAGCTGAACCCGGACGGCAGCATCAGTTTTGTCGGGCGCAGCGACGACGTGATTACCACGTCCGGTTACCGCGTCGGGCCTTTTGATGTGGAAAGCGCCCTGATCGAACACCCGGCGGTGGTAGAGGCCGCCGTGGTGGGCAAGCCGGACCGTGAACGCACCGAGCTGGTCAAAGCCTTTGTGGTGTTGAACCCTCAGTATCTGGGGGATGCACAACTGGCTGAAACCCTGCGCCTGCACGTGCGTCAACGGCTGGCTGCCCACGCTTACCCCCGTGAAATCGAATTTGTCAGCGAATTGCCGAAGACACCCAGCGGCAAGTTGCAGCGCTTTATTTTGCGCAATCAGGAAATCGCCAAGGCTGAGCTGGCCGCAAGCGCCAGCGTCTAA
- a CDS encoding VOC family protein: protein MPVTTDNRQNRIDNIEFNVHDIARSKVFYGAVFGWTFTDFGPTYSEFSDGRLSGGFTTGEPVRPGGPLIILYADDLAQAQQAISAAGGLISRPEFKFPGGSRFHFTDLDGYELAVWSQA from the coding sequence ATGCCCGTGACTACTGACAACCGCCAAAACAGAATCGACAACATCGAATTCAACGTCCATGACATCGCGCGCAGCAAAGTCTTTTATGGCGCCGTGTTCGGCTGGACCTTCACCGACTTTGGCCCCACCTACAGCGAATTCAGCGATGGGCGCCTGAGCGGCGGCTTCACCACTGGCGAACCTGTACGCCCCGGTGGCCCGCTGATCATTCTGTACGCCGACGACCTGGCCCAGGCTCAGCAAGCCATCAGCGCTGCCGGAGGTCTCATCAGCCGACCTGAATTCAAGTTTCCCGGCGGCAGCCGCTTCCACTTCACCGACCTGGATGGCTACGAATTGGCCGTGTGGTCGCAGGCATAA
- a CDS encoding type II toxin-antitoxin system RelE/ParE family toxin has translation MLEIRHYLSETGNDPYQQWLDHLKDRTAKARITVRVNRLSAGAFGDCKALCQGVWELRIDHGPGYRLYYARDGKKLVLLLLGVATSASNRPISKKPCAAGTSIRRGSHEQNQESRRIRYRDDPPGSRICH, from the coding sequence ATGCTAGAGATAAGACACTACCTCAGCGAAACAGGTAACGACCCCTACCAGCAGTGGCTGGACCACTTAAAGGATCGCACGGCCAAGGCACGCATCACCGTGCGGGTCAACCGGCTTTCAGCGGGCGCTTTTGGTGATTGCAAAGCCCTGTGCCAGGGCGTATGGGAATTGCGTATAGATCACGGACCAGGCTATCGGCTGTATTACGCTCGGGACGGCAAAAAACTGGTGTTGCTGCTGCTGGGGGTGGCGACAAGCGCCAGCAACAGGCCGATATCGAAAAAGCCGTGCGCTGCTGGAACGAGTATCAGAAGAGGAAGCCATGAACAAAACCAAGAATCACGACGAATCCGTTATCGAGATGATCCGCCAGGATCCCGAATTTGCCATTGA
- a CDS encoding acyl-CoA dehydrogenase, with product MLPTPEQLQIREAAREFAQERLKPFAAEWDKQHRFPREAIAEMAQLGFFGMLVPEEWGGCDTGYQAYAMALEEVAAGDGSCSTIMSVHNSVGCVPILKYGSEAQKQQFLIPLASGEMLGAFALTEPQAGSDASDLKTRARREGDHYILNGCKQFITSGQNAGVVIVFAVTDPAAGKRGITAFIVPTDTPGYSVARVEDKLGQHASDTCQILFTDLKIPVANRLGEEGQGYKIALGNLEGGRIGIAAQAVGMARAAFEAARDYARERVTFGQPLVEHQAVAFRLADMSTEIAVARQMVHYAAALRDSGQSALVEASQAKLFASEMAERVCSKALQTLGGYGYLSDFPLERIYRDVRVCQIYEGTSDIQRMVISRNL from the coding sequence ATGCTGCCTACACCCGAACAATTACAAATACGCGAAGCAGCCCGAGAGTTTGCCCAGGAACGCCTCAAACCCTTTGCCGCCGAGTGGGACAAGCAGCATCGGTTTCCTCGTGAGGCAATTGCCGAGATGGCTCAATTAGGGTTTTTCGGCATGCTGGTGCCCGAGGAGTGGGGCGGTTGTGACACGGGTTATCAGGCCTATGCCATGGCCCTTGAAGAAGTCGCCGCCGGTGACGGCTCGTGCTCCACGATCATGAGCGTGCATAACTCGGTGGGTTGCGTGCCGATTCTCAAATACGGCAGCGAGGCGCAAAAACAGCAATTTCTGATCCCCCTGGCCAGCGGTGAAATGCTCGGCGCGTTTGCCCTCACCGAGCCGCAGGCCGGCTCCGATGCCAGTGACCTGAAAACCCGAGCCCGCCGCGAAGGCGATCATTACATTCTCAATGGCTGCAAGCAGTTCATTACCTCAGGGCAAAACGCCGGAGTGGTGATCGTGTTTGCGGTGACGGACCCGGCGGCGGGCAAGCGTGGCATTACCGCGTTTATCGTACCCACGGATACTCCGGGTTACAGCGTGGCCCGGGTTGAAGACAAACTGGGGCAGCATGCATCGGACACCTGCCAGATTCTGTTTACTGACCTGAAGATACCGGTGGCCAACCGCCTGGGCGAAGAGGGGCAAGGCTACAAGATTGCCCTGGGCAACCTGGAAGGCGGGCGCATCGGTATTGCTGCACAAGCCGTAGGCATGGCCCGTGCAGCCTTTGAAGCGGCCCGCGACTATGCCCGCGAACGCGTGACCTTTGGCCAGCCCCTGGTGGAGCATCAGGCGGTGGCGTTTCGCCTGGCCGATATGTCGACGGAAATCGCCGTCGCCCGGCAGATGGTCCATTACGCTGCGGCACTGCGTGACAGTGGGCAATCGGCGCTGGTCGAGGCCTCGCAAGCCAAGCTGTTTGCATCGGAAATGGCCGAGCGCGTGTGCTCCAAGGCGTTGCAAACCCTGGGCGGTTATGGCTATTTGAGCGACTTCCCGCTGGAACGGATCT
- a CDS encoding acyl-CoA dehydrogenase family protein yields MNLLYNEDQRLLADSAGEFLAARSPVSRQRALRDEAQVDGFDPLLWQDAVALGWSAIPFPENLGGLDFGCMGLGPIFEAIGCNLSATPLLSSVVLSGSLLHLQGNAQQQDRWLSATISGGQRVALALDEQPRHNPAKVALQAVANGDGYSLSGDKYFVIDGVGADAYLVAARTGTAGISLFLLPADAPGLTVSPLPLIDSRNHARLQLDQVQVGADALLGAAGSAMPALNIALDRGRVCLAAEMLGMSEKLFELTLDYLKTRVQFDVAIGTFQSLQHRAAQLYVDLALARSAVMAGLAALDDSSLSEAERQRLASLAKWKAGQTAIKVANEAVQMHGGIGVTDELDVGLFLKRIRVAQATLGDADYHCERYGALELAHA; encoded by the coding sequence ATGAACCTGCTTTACAACGAAGATCAACGACTGCTGGCCGACAGCGCCGGCGAATTTCTCGCCGCGCGCAGCCCGGTGTCCCGTCAGCGCGCCTTGCGGGATGAAGCGCAGGTGGACGGCTTTGACCCGCTACTGTGGCAAGACGCGGTGGCGTTGGGCTGGAGTGCAATTCCTTTCCCGGAAAACCTCGGCGGGCTGGATTTTGGCTGCATGGGCCTGGGGCCGATTTTTGAAGCCATCGGTTGTAATCTCAGTGCCACGCCGTTGCTTTCGAGTGTGGTGCTCAGCGGATCGCTGCTGCACCTGCAAGGCAATGCACAGCAGCAGGACCGCTGGCTGTCGGCGACCATCAGCGGGGGGCAGCGGGTGGCGCTGGCGCTGGACGAGCAGCCACGGCACAACCCGGCGAAAGTGGCGTTGCAAGCTGTGGCCAATGGCGACGGCTACAGCCTGAGCGGAGATAAATATTTCGTTATCGACGGGGTGGGGGCCGACGCTTATCTGGTGGCGGCACGCACCGGCACGGCAGGCATCAGTCTGTTCCTGCTGCCGGCAGATGCCCCGGGCCTGACCGTCAGCCCGTTGCCGCTGATTGACTCGCGCAACCATGCGCGCTTGCAGCTGGATCAGGTACAGGTCGGGGCTGATGCCTTGCTGGGTGCCGCCGGGTCTGCCATGCCGGCCTTGAATATCGCCCTGGATCGCGGCCGCGTGTGTCTGGCTGCCGAGATGCTGGGCATGTCTGAAAAGCTGTTTGAACTGACCCTCGACTACCTCAAGACCCGTGTGCAGTTTGATGTGGCGATAGGCACCTTCCAGTCCCTGCAACATCGCGCGGCGCAGTTGTATGTGGATCTGGCACTGGCACGCAGCGCCGTGATGGCCGGTCTGGCGGCGCTGGACGACAGCAGCCTGAGCGAGGCCGAGCGTCAGCGCCTGGCCAGCCTGGCCAAGTGGAAGGCCGGGCAGACGGCGATCAAGGTGGCCAACGAGGCGGTGCAGATGCACGGCGGCATCGGTGTCACCGACGAGCTGGATGTGGGCCTGTTTCTCAAGCGTATCCGGGTGGCCCAGGCAACCCTTGGCGATGCCGATTATCACTGCGAGCGCTATGGAGCCCTGGAGCTGGCGCACGCTTGA
- a CDS encoding SDR family NAD(P)-dependent oxidoreductase: MQIENKVFIVTGGASGLGAATAHMLVKAGAKVMLVDLNAEAVAAQALALGEQARSAVADISQADAAQAAVAATVAAFGAVNGLVNCAGIVRGEKILGKNGPHGLDSFSQVINVNLIGSFNMLRLAAAAIAETTADAEGERGVIINTASVAAFDGQIGQAAYAASKGAIASLTLPAARELARFGIRVMTIAPGIFETPMMAGMTPEVRASLAAGVPFPPRLGKPDEYASLVRHIIENSMLNGEVIRLDGALRMAAK; encoded by the coding sequence ATGCAAATCGAAAACAAGGTTTTTATCGTCACCGGTGGTGCATCGGGGCTGGGTGCCGCCACGGCGCACATGCTGGTCAAGGCAGGTGCCAAAGTGATGCTGGTGGACCTGAACGCCGAAGCAGTGGCCGCCCAGGCCCTGGCGTTGGGCGAGCAGGCGCGCAGCGCTGTGGCGGACATCAGCCAGGCAGATGCCGCCCAGGCGGCAGTGGCCGCTACAGTGGCCGCCTTTGGCGCGGTCAACGGGCTGGTCAACTGTGCCGGCATTGTGCGCGGTGAAAAGATCCTCGGTAAAAACGGCCCCCATGGGCTGGACTCATTCAGCCAGGTGATCAACGTCAACCTGATTGGCAGCTTCAACATGTTGCGTCTGGCTGCAGCGGCGATTGCCGAAACCACTGCCGATGCCGAGGGCGAGCGCGGGGTGATCATCAACACGGCTTCGGTCGCGGCATTCGACGGTCAGATCGGTCAGGCAGCTTATGCAGCATCCAAGGGCGCGATTGCCAGCCTGACCTTGCCTGCAGCCCGTGAACTGGCACGCTTCGGCATTCGGGTAATGACCATCGCCCCGGGTATTTTTGAAACCCCGATGATGGCTGGCATGACGCCTGAAGTGCGTGCATCGCTGGCCGCCGGTGTGCCATTTCCACCACGCTTGGGCAAGCCTGACGAGTACGCCTCGCTGGTGCGTCACATTATTGAAAACAGCATGCTCAATGGTGAGGTGATCCGACTCGACGGTGCCTTGCGCATGGCCGCGAAATAA